A section of the Labrus bergylta chromosome 21, fLabBer1.1, whole genome shotgun sequence genome encodes:
- the LOC109988575 gene encoding polymeric immunoglobulin receptor, whose protein sequence is MAAHLSALLIFTGLTGIHSVMTVSKVPVKTGGSISVPCLYESKYRNHAKYLCQGYEWSSCSYRVKTNEPRRSGRFTISDDKQQRIFTVTIDRVTLSDSYYWCIVEMNNGADVGERFQLSVTAGRPPLSVDHQEVTGFIGGDVPIRFTYSNRGEIQWCRLGGSCIKEPHGSIDGTRVTIDLKNPDVFTVTLKRLRAESSGWYYCAKGDVRMPVRVTVKERPITNTLTTTNHVNTLTTTLQPVSHTSSIGYEEHTTIQTESNSVFIHLRNFSIRLSVLVLIVLVGLLVWFIFKRRNRTTTQPSAAISPEDNLMFRAPLHLSNSTISQNHHPSFLIPSGIHSVTTVSKVPVKTGGSISVPCLYESKYRNHVKYLCQGYRWSSCSYTVKTNEPRRSGRFSISDDKQQRIFTVTIDPVTLSDSHYWCIVEINNGADDGKRFQLSVTAGRPLLSVAHQEVTGFIGGDVAIRFTYSNRGEIQWCRLGGSCIKEPHGSIDKRNPDVFTVTLKRLRAESSGWYYGAKGDVQMPVHVTVKERPITTTITTTEITTQLTNISLQPVNHTSAFANTTSEKQSERGPDYLLRFIIPASVLIVIVLVALIFWCVLRQHKLKKAQSSAAAKAEAELTYSVISHRRPNMEKQDPAPDEHVTYSTLAQH, encoded by the exons ATGGCCGCTCATCTCAGCGCTCTTCTCATCTTCACTGGACTCACAG GAATTCACAGCGTTATGACTGTCAGTAAAGTGCCAGTGAAGACTGGAGGCTCCATCTCTGTCCCATGTCTCTATGAGTCTAAATACAGAAACCATGCGAAGTACTTGTGTCAAGGATATGAATGGAGTTCCTGCTCCTACAGAGTTAAAACCAATGAACCAAGACGTTCAGGACGTTTTACAATCTCTGATGACAAACAGCAAAGAATCTTCACTGTGACTATAGATCGCGTGACTCTTTCTGATTCTTATTACTGGTGTATTGTGGAGATGAACAATGGGGCAGATGTTGGGGAAAGGTTTCAGCTTTCAGTCACTGCAG GTCGGCCACCGCTCTCCGTGGATCATCAGGAGGTTACAGGATTTATTGGAGGAGATGTTCCTATCCGCTTTACCTATTCTAACAGAGGAGAAATTCAGTGGTGCAGACTGGGAGGGTCCTGTATAAAGGAGCCACACGGATCAATAGATGGTACAAGAGTTACCATTGATCTAAAAAACCCTGACGTTTTCACTGTGACTCTGAAGAGACTGAGGGCAGAGAGCAGCGGCTGGTATTACTGCGCCAAAGGAGACGTACGGATGCCTGTGCGTGTTACTGTTAAAGAGAGACCGATCACCA acacactgacaacaACAAATCATGTGAACACATTGACAACCACTCTTCAACCTGTGAGTCATACGTCTTCCATTGGATATGAGGAACACACCACGATTCAGACTGAATCAAACAG tgttttcatTCACCTGAGGAATTTCTCCATACGTCTGAGCGTGTTAGTCCTCATTGTACTGGTCGGCTTGTTGGTATGGTTTATTTTCAAAAGACGAA ACCGCACCACAACCCAACCATCAGCTGCAATATCG CCAGAAGACAAC CTCATGTTTCGTGCGCCCCTCCACCTCTCCAACTCCACCATCTcgcagaatcatcatccatcatttcTCATCCCATCTg GAATTCACAGCGTTACGACTGTCAGTAAAGTGCCAGTGAAGACTGGAGGCTCCATCTCTGTCCCATGTCTCTATGAGTCTAAATACAGAAACCATGTGAAGTACTTGTGTCAAGGATATCGATGGAGTTCCTGCTCCTACACAGTTAAAACCAATGAACCAAGACGTTCAGGACGTTTTTCAATCTCTGATGACAAACAGCAAAGAATCTTCACTGTGACTATAGATCCTGTGACTCTTTCTGATTCTCATTACTGGTGTATTGTGGAGATAAACAATGGGGCAGATGATGGGAAAAGGTTTCAGCTTTCAGTCACTGCAG GTCGGCCCCTGCTCTCCGTGGCTCATCAGGAGGTTACAGGATTTATTGGAGGAGATGTTGCTATCCGCTTTACCTATTCTAACAGAGGAGAAATTCAGTGGTGCAGACTGGGAGGGTCCTGTATAAAGGAGCCACATGGATCAATAGATAAACGTAACCCTGACGTTTTCACTGTGACTCTGAAGAGACTGAGGGCAGAGAGCAGCGGCTGGTATTACGGCGCCAAAGGAGACGTACAGATGCCTGTGCATGTTACTGTTAAAGAGAGACCGATCACCA CCACAATAACAACCACAGAAATAACAACACAGTTAACGAACATTTCTCTCCAACCTGTGAATCACACGTCAGCCTTTGCAAATACCACATCTGAGAAGCAATCAGAAAG GGGTCCTGATTACCTACTGCGTTTCATCATTCCTGCGAGTGTACTCATCGTCATTGTGTTAGTGGCCTTGATCTTCTGGTGTGTTTTGAGACAACACA AGCTGAAAAAAGCACAATCATCAGCTGCAGCAAAG GCTGAAGCGGAACTAACATACAGTGTTATTTCACACAGGAGACCAAATATGGAGAAG CAGGATCCGGCACCAGATGAGCATGTTACGTACAGCACATTAGCTCAACATTAA